A genomic window from Leptospira brenneri includes:
- a CDS encoding class I SAM-dependent methyltransferase has product MEIYDRIGTSYNKTRKADLHIASLSEENLCLKLERASLLDVGAGTGNYSHFFSSKGHHVTAVEPSGIMMAQAAENTNIKWIKGSAEEIPLPTSSFDGIISILASHHFNDLEKAILEMNRILKPKHFAVIFAGDPSIVSKQSWLFDYFQIVFEKSVSTYLPIHDFKSMIERVTKANVKIIDYLLPDHLTDYFFASAWKNPTLYLNETFRAGISPLASLETSTLNQILERLENDLKNGIWLKKYGNILEEDFFDGGYRFLVWQKN; this is encoded by the coding sequence ATGGAAATTTACGATAGAATCGGAACGAGCTACAACAAAACAAGAAAGGCTGACTTACACATTGCTTCCCTTAGCGAAGAAAACCTTTGCTTAAAACTAGAGAGAGCTTCTCTACTGGATGTGGGAGCAGGGACAGGAAACTATTCCCATTTTTTTTCTTCTAAAGGTCATCATGTAACGGCAGTCGAGCCGTCAGGAATCATGATGGCTCAGGCCGCAGAAAATACAAATATCAAATGGATCAAAGGTTCAGCCGAAGAAATTCCCCTTCCTACCAGTAGTTTCGATGGAATCATTTCTATACTAGCATCACACCATTTCAATGATCTGGAAAAAGCAATTCTTGAGATGAACCGCATTCTGAAACCCAAACACTTTGCGGTTATTTTTGCGGGGGATCCTTCGATCGTCAGTAAACAATCTTGGTTATTTGATTACTTTCAAATTGTTTTTGAGAAATCCGTTTCCACTTATCTACCGATTCATGATTTTAAATCGATGATCGAACGTGTAACCAAAGCGAATGTAAAAATAATTGATTACCTATTGCCCGATCATCTTACCGATTACTTTTTTGCTTCCGCTTGGAAAAACCCTACCCTTTATCTAAACGAAACTTTCAGGGCCGGAATTTCTCCTTTAGCAAGCTTAGAAACGAGTACACTCAATCAAATTTTAGAACGGCTGGAAAACGATTTAAAGAATGGGATTTGGTTAAAAAAATATGGGAATATTCTAGAAGAAGATTTCTTCGATGGGGGATATCGATTTTTAGTTTGGCAAAAAAACTAA